One Mugil cephalus isolate CIBA_MC_2020 chromosome 10, CIBA_Mcephalus_1.1, whole genome shotgun sequence genomic window carries:
- the isl2a gene encoding insulin gene enhancer protein isl-2a — MVDILLNTSFLDDMGDHSKKKSGIAMCVGCGSQIHDQYILRVSPDLEWHAACLKCAECNQYLDETCTCFVRDGKTYCKRDYARLFGIKCAKCNMGFCSSDLVMRARDNVYHMECFRCSVCSRHLLPGDEFSLREDELLCRADHGLLAERASAGSPLSPGNIHTRPLHISDPVTVRHPPHHRNHVHKQSEKTTRVRTVLNEKQLHTLRTCYNANPRPDALMKEQLVEMTGLSPRVIRVWFQNKRCKDKKRSILMKQLQQQGHSDKTNLQGLTGTPLVAGSPIRHDNTVQGNPVEVQTYQPPWKSLSDFALQTDLDQPAFQQLVSFSESGSLGNSSGSDVTSLSSQLPDTPNSMVPSPVDT, encoded by the exons ATGGTGGATATCCTTCTCAACACTTCTTTCTTGGATGATATGGGGGATCATTCAAAAA AGAAGTCGGGAATCGCAATGTGTGTGGGCTGTGGAAGTCAGATACACGACCAGTACATCCTGAGAGTCTCCCCGGACCTGGAGTGGCATGCTGCCTGCCTCAAGTGCGCAGAGTGCAACCAGTACCTGGACGAGACCTGCACTTGCTTCGTCCGGGACGGAAAAACTTACTGTAAAAGAGATTATGCACG GTTGTTTGGCATCAAATGCGCAAAGTGTAACATGGGCTTCTGCAGCAGCGACCTGGTGATGAGAGCCCGGGACAATGTGTATCACATGGAGTGTTTCCGGTGCTCGGTGTGCAGCCGACACCTCCTGCCGGGGGACGAGTTTTCCTTACGGGAAGACGAGCTCCTGTGTCGGGCGGATCACGGCTTGCTGGCTGAGAGGGCCTCTGCAGGGAGCCCGCTCAGCCCAGGAAACATCCACACCAGACCACTGCACATTTCAG ACCCGGTTACCGTCAGGCACCCTCCCCATCACCGCAACCACGTCCACAAGCAGTCCGAGAAGACCACCCGAGTCCGGACGGTGCTCAACGAGAAGCAGCTCCACACCCTGCGGACCTGCTACAACGCCAACCCGAGACCGGACGCCCTGAtgaaggagcagctggtggagatGACCGGCCTGAGCCCCAGGGTGATCCGAGTGTGGTTTCAGAACAAACGCTGCAAAGACAAGAAGAGGTCCATCCTGATgaagcagctccagcagcagggACACAGCGACAAAACC AATCTGCAGGGCCTGACAGGCACACCTCTGGTGGCAGGCAGTCCTATCCGGCACGACAACACCGTGCAAGGGAATCCTGTGGAGGTGCAGACCTACCAGCCTCCGTGGAAATCCCTCAGCGACTTCGCCCTGCAGACCGACCTGGACCAGCCTGCTTTCCAGCAACTG GTGTCCTTCTCTGAGTCGGGCTCTCTGGGGAACTCCTCGGGTAGTGATGTGACCTCCCTGTCGTCGCAGTTACCGGACACACCGAACAGTATGGTGCCGAGTCCCGTCGACACGTGA